Proteins encoded by one window of Arachis hypogaea cultivar Tifrunner chromosome 1, arahy.Tifrunner.gnm2.J5K5, whole genome shotgun sequence:
- the LOC112696092 gene encoding thioredoxin-like 3-3, with protein MEKGLSSITTTSSKEGLPLTPHSNFKTASTDDDLAHILFNIKSSKTSAVINYGASWCRVCSEILPAFHRLSNNFPKLSFVYVDIDECPETTQHIRYTPTFQFFRDGEKVDEMYGAGEERLRDRVWLHS; from the exons ATGGAGAAGGGCTTAAGTAGCATCACCACCACCAGCAGCAAGGAAGGGTTACCGCTCACCCCTCATTCCAACTTCAAAACTGCTTCCACCGACGATGACCTCGCTCacatcctcttcaacatcaaatccTCCAAAACTTCC GCTGTTATCAATTATGGCGCCTCTTG GTGCCGCGTGTGCAGTGAAATCCTCCCTGCATTCCATAGATTGAGCAATAATTTTCCAAAGCTCTCCTTCGTCTATGTAGATATTGATGAATGCCCAGAAACAACTCAACACATTCGATACACCCCTACTTTTCAATTTTTTCGAGATGGTGAAAAGGTAGATGAAATGTATGGTGCTGGAGAAGAGAGGCTGCGTGATCGCGTCTGGTTGCACTCTTGA